A single window of Sphingobacterium sp. ML3W DNA harbors:
- a CDS encoding acyl-CoA dehydrogenase, which translates to MNFEISEEYKMIREAARDFAQQDLKPGVIERDEKAVFPYEQVKKMGELGFMGMMVDSKYGGAGLDALAYTMVLEEIAKIDASAAVIMSVNNSLVCFGLEAFGTEAQKEKYLKPLATGEKLGAFALSEPEAGSDATSQHTTAIDQGGHYLLNGTKNWITNGGNADVYLVIVQTHPEKAHHGINALIVEKGMPGFTIGPKENKLGIRSSDTHSLLFTDVKVPKENRIGEDGFGFKFAMKTLDGGRIGIAAQALGIAAGAYDLALAYAKERKTFGKPISDHQAIQFKLADMEVEIEAARLLTYKAAWHKDQGLPYSKEAAMAKLHASEVAMKTTIEAVQIHGGYGYVKEYHVERMMRDAKITQIYEGTSEIQRLVIAREILK; encoded by the coding sequence ATGAATTTTGAAATAAGCGAAGAGTATAAAATGATTCGGGAAGCTGCTCGAGATTTTGCGCAACAGGATTTAAAACCCGGAGTAATAGAACGAGATGAAAAAGCAGTTTTCCCCTACGAGCAGGTGAAAAAAATGGGGGAATTAGGCTTCATGGGTATGATGGTGGACAGCAAATATGGAGGAGCGGGTTTAGATGCTCTAGCCTATACCATGGTATTGGAAGAGATTGCTAAAATCGATGCTTCTGCGGCTGTTATCATGTCCGTTAATAATTCTTTGGTTTGCTTTGGTTTGGAGGCTTTCGGAACAGAAGCACAAAAAGAAAAATATTTAAAACCTCTTGCTACGGGTGAAAAACTAGGTGCATTTGCCTTGTCAGAACCAGAAGCAGGATCGGATGCAACTTCGCAACACACTACCGCAATAGATCAAGGAGGCCATTACCTCTTAAACGGTACTAAAAATTGGATTACTAATGGAGGAAATGCAGATGTATATCTCGTCATTGTGCAAACGCATCCAGAAAAAGCACATCATGGAATCAATGCCTTGATTGTGGAGAAAGGTATGCCGGGTTTCACCATTGGTCCTAAAGAAAATAAATTAGGAATTCGCAGTTCAGATACACATTCACTGTTATTTACTGATGTGAAAGTCCCTAAAGAGAATCGTATAGGCGAGGATGGGTTTGGATTCAAATTCGCAATGAAAACACTCGATGGAGGAAGGATTGGTATTGCTGCCCAAGCTTTGGGTATCGCAGCTGGTGCCTATGACCTAGCGCTTGCCTACGCGAAAGAGCGTAAAACATTTGGTAAACCAATTTCGGATCATCAAGCCATTCAATTCAAACTCGCTGATATGGAAGTTGAGATAGAGGCTGCAAGACTATTGACGTATAAAGCAGCATGGCACAAGGATCAAGGCCTTCCCTATAGTAAAGAAGCTGCTATGGCTAAATTACATGCATCGGAAGTAGCCATGAAAACGACTATAGAGGCCGTCCAAATACATGGAGGCTATGGTTATGTAAAAGAATATCATGTAGAACGTATGATGCGTGACGCAAAAATAACACAGATCTATGAAGGGACTTCTGAAATACAACGATTGGTCATCGCAAGGGAAATTTTAAAATAA
- a CDS encoding peroxiredoxin: protein MSLRLGDEAPNFKAQTTIGDIDFHEYIQDSWVVFFSHPSDYTPVCTTELGRTAKLKSEFDKRGVKVIALSVDPVKEHLGWISDINETQNTTVNFPIIADEDKHISELYDMIHPNASATVTVRSVFIIGPDKKIKLTLTYPASTGRNFDEILRVIDSLQLTADYSVATPADWKHGEDVIVVPSIKTEDIPAKFPKGFKEIKPYLRTTPQPNL from the coding sequence ATGAGTTTAAGATTAGGAGATGAAGCGCCAAATTTTAAAGCGCAGACGACAATAGGAGATATAGATTTCCACGAGTATATTCAAGACAGTTGGGTTGTGTTTTTCTCTCACCCTTCCGATTATACACCTGTATGTACAACTGAACTTGGACGTACAGCAAAACTAAAATCTGAATTTGATAAAAGAGGAGTGAAGGTTATTGCGCTAAGTGTTGACCCCGTAAAGGAGCACTTGGGTTGGATCAGTGATATCAACGAAACGCAAAACACAACGGTCAATTTTCCCATTATTGCTGATGAAGATAAGCATATCTCAGAATTGTACGATATGATACATCCCAATGCTTCTGCAACAGTAACAGTACGTTCTGTCTTTATCATTGGCCCAGATAAGAAAATAAAATTAACGTTAACATATCCTGCATCGACTGGACGTAATTTTGATGAGATTTTACGCGTGATTGATTCCTTGCAGTTGACAGCTGATTATTCAGTAGCTACTCCTGCAGATTGGAAACATGGTGAAGATGTAATCGTGGTTCCATCAATAAAAACGGAAGATATCCCAGCGAAGTTTCCAAAGGGTTTCAAAGAAATTAAACCTTACTTAAGAACGACACCTCAGCCGAATTTATAA